The window GACATTCTGATGTCGGGCGAAGCCACCCCGTCGCAGATCGGCGGTTTCCTGATGGCGCTGCGCGTGCGTGGAGAAACGGTGGACGAAATTGTCGGCGCCGTCTCCTCCATGCGCGCCCGCATGCTGCCGGTTTCGGCCCCCGCCAATGCCATCGATATCGTCGGAACCGGCGGTGACGGCATCGGCACCTATAATATCTCGACGCTGGCCTCGATCATCGTCGCCAGCACGGGCCTGCCGGTCGCCAAGCATGGCAACCGGGCGCTGAGTTCCAAATCCGGCACGGCGGATGCGTTATCCGCGCTCGGCGTGAAGCTCGATATCGGCCCCGACCTTATCGCCCGCTGCATCAGCGAGGCGGGTCTCGGTTTCATGTTCGCACAGCTGCACCATTCCGCCATGCGCCATGTCGGCCCGAGCCGCGTCGAGCTCGGCACAAGGACGATCTTCAACCTGCTTGGCCCCCTTTCCAACCCCGCGGGCGCAAAGCGGCAATTGCTCGGCGTCTTCTCGCCGCGCTGGCTGGTGCCGCTTGCCGAAGTGCTGCGTGATCTTGGCTCGGAGAGCAT is drawn from Agrobacterium tumefaciens and contains these coding sequences:
- the trpD gene encoding anthranilate phosphoribosyltransferase encodes the protein MAELKPLIAKVANGESLNREDARTAFDILMSGEATPSQIGGFLMALRVRGETVDEIVGAVSSMRARMLPVSAPANAIDIVGTGGDGIGTYNISTLASIIVASTGLPVAKHGNRALSSKSGTADALSALGVKLDIGPDLIARCISEAGLGFMFAQLHHSAMRHVGPSRVELGTRTIFNLLGPLSNPAGAKRQLLGVFSPRWLVPLAEVLRDLGSESIWVVHGDGMDEVTTTGVTHVAALENGKIRTFDLTPKDFGVQPAQMNDLKGGDGIANAAALREVLSGKRNAYRDVSLCNAAAALVIAGKAETLGQAMTIVSEALDSGAAAAALDRLVAVSNEADPKQADH